In Vagococcus hydrophili, one DNA window encodes the following:
- a CDS encoding helix-turn-helix domain-containing protein, with translation MNFGKSIKKHRLKLNKSQKEIASELHITPQTLSKWETNKSQPSIEDLVALKELYNLSLDEILTE, from the coding sequence ATGAACTTTGGAAAATCAATCAAAAAGCACCGCTTAAAATTGAATAAAAGTCAAAAAGAAATTGCCTCGGAACTTCATATCACGCCTCAAACCCTCTCTAAATGGGAAACCAATAAAAGTCAGCCCAGTATCGAAGACTTGGTTGCATTAAAAGAACTTTACAATCTATCACTTGATGAAATATTGACGGAATAA
- a CDS encoding APC family permease, which produces MRIFKKESVQTFLNADANLTRSLRARDLLALGIGAVIGTGIFILPGHEAAQHAGPAVAIAFLVAALLSGLVGMAYAEFSSAMPVAGSAYSFGSVVFGEVIGWLLGWGLILEYFLAVSAEATGFAAYFNNNVLSAFNITLPKALQSGPLEGGMVNITAVLIVFVVAFIVSKGATLSKNIENVAVIVKIAIIILFIVVGFFYINTDNYVPFYPEEFHSAPLGFGGISTAAATVFFAFIGFDALASNSAETINPKKNMIRGILGTVIVSVILYVSFSLVLTGVVHYTELNVDDPAAYALKAVDLSAWNKLISIGALVGIFTAMITMFMGGSRLVYALGRDGLLPKSLGTVDKKYSVPKKAIILATVVQAFFAGMVPLTDLASLINAGTLLAFVFISFGIIPLRKRKDIPNDGFKMPLYPVLPIVASLFSIYFIIMLPSFTKVAVTIWMIIGLVFYLSYGLRHSKLQKR; this is translated from the coding sequence ATTCGTATCTTTAAAAAAGAATCTGTACAAACATTTTTAAATGCTGACGCTAACTTAACCAGAAGCTTACGAGCCAGAGACTTACTTGCTTTGGGAATCGGTGCCGTTATCGGAACCGGAATTTTCATTTTACCAGGGCATGAAGCGGCTCAACATGCTGGACCTGCCGTTGCGATTGCCTTTCTAGTCGCCGCTCTACTATCTGGACTTGTGGGTATGGCTTATGCTGAATTTTCATCTGCCATGCCTGTTGCGGGATCTGCTTATTCATTTGGTTCTGTGGTTTTCGGGGAAGTCATTGGTTGGCTACTTGGATGGGGCTTGATTTTAGAGTATTTCTTAGCCGTTTCCGCAGAAGCCACAGGATTTGCTGCTTATTTCAACAACAACGTCCTCTCTGCCTTTAACATCACCTTACCAAAAGCGCTCCAATCAGGACCTTTAGAAGGTGGAATGGTCAATATCACAGCCGTCTTAATCGTCTTTGTGGTCGCATTCATCGTGAGTAAAGGAGCAACACTTTCAAAAAACATTGAAAATGTTGCCGTAATTGTTAAGATTGCTATTATTATTTTGTTTATTGTGGTTGGTTTCTTCTATATCAACACGGACAACTATGTCCCATTTTATCCAGAAGAGTTTCACAGTGCTCCTCTTGGATTTGGTGGTATCTCAACTGCTGCTGCTACAGTTTTCTTTGCTTTTATTGGTTTTGATGCTTTAGCTTCTAACTCTGCTGAGACGATTAATCCTAAGAAAAATATGATTCGCGGAATTTTAGGCACAGTTATTGTTTCTGTTATTCTTTACGTTAGTTTCTCACTTGTTTTAACAGGTGTGGTTCACTATACAGAGTTAAACGTAGATGATCCAGCTGCCTATGCTTTAAAAGCCGTTGATTTATCTGCCTGGAATAAACTGATTTCAATCGGTGCTTTGGTTGGGATTTTCACTGCTATGATTACGATGTTTATGGGTGGATCAAGACTTGTTTACGCTCTAGGTCGTGATGGATTACTGCCTAAATCATTAGGAACGGTTGATAAAAAATACAGTGTCCCTAAAAAAGCAATTATCTTAGCAACAGTGGTTCAAGCCTTCTTTGCTGGGATGGTTCCTTTAACTGACTTAGCTTCATTGATTAATGCAGGAACACTTCTTGCCTTTGTCTTCATCTCATTTGGGATTATTCCTTTAAGAAAAAGAAAAGACATTCCAAACGATGGCTTCAAAATGCCGCTTTATCCAGTTCTACCAATCGTTGCCAGTCTCTTTAGTATTTACTTCATCATCATGTTACCAAGCTTTACTAAAGTAGCCGTAACCATTTGGATGATTATCGGCTTAGTCTTTTACCTAAGTTATGGATTAAGACATTCTAAGTTACAGAAAAGATAA
- a CDS encoding YrvL family regulatory protein, with translation MIKYVLLFMLVFIPFSFIILALLGGLKFVGVTYESNLSLLLFVLLLFVIELCVGNIVKLLLTWDSHLLMNFFELLISLYITNLLYDGVNIKFITMLIISVVLTILESLIDFISD, from the coding sequence ATAATAAAATATGTTTTATTATTTATGCTCGTATTTATTCCTTTTTCTTTTATTATCTTGGCTTTGTTGGGCGGTTTAAAATTTGTTGGGGTAACCTACGAAAGTAATTTATCTCTATTACTATTTGTACTCCTGTTATTTGTCATCGAGCTATGTGTAGGGAATATTGTTAAATTATTGCTCACATGGGATAGTCATCTTTTGATGAATTTTTTTGAATTACTTATTTCTCTGTATATAACTAATCTGTTGTATGATGGTGTTAATATAAAATTTATCACGATGCTTATTATATCTGTGGTTCTAACGATTTTAGAAAGCCTAATTGATTTCATAAGCGACTAA
- a CDS encoding glutathione peroxidase, producing MTIYDYSATLDNGETYSLEKYRGKIVIIVNTATKCGFAPQFKELEEIYATYKDKDVIVLGFPSNQFKQEMTTASDAAQACQLKYGVTFPMHDLCLVNGDSALPLFKYLEKNSKGVLGNSIKWNFTKFLINQQGEVFKRYAPKDSPKNMVKDIETLLNQ from the coding sequence ATGACTATCTATGATTATTCAGCAACTTTAGACAACGGCGAAACCTACTCACTTGAAAAATATCGGGGAAAAATCGTGATTATTGTTAATACAGCAACAAAATGTGGCTTTGCTCCTCAATTTAAAGAATTAGAAGAAATCTATGCTACTTATAAGGATAAAGATGTCATTGTCCTCGGATTTCCTTCCAATCAATTCAAGCAAGAAATGACAACTGCCAGTGACGCAGCCCAAGCTTGCCAACTAAAATACGGCGTGACATTTCCTATGCATGATCTTTGTCTCGTTAACGGAGATTCCGCCCTACCACTATTTAAATACTTAGAAAAAAATAGCAAAGGCGTTCTTGGTAATAGTATCAAATGGAACTTCACTAAATTTTTGATTAACCAACAAGGAGAAGTTTTTAAACGATACGCACCTAAAGATAGCCCTAAAAATATGGTGAAAGATATTGAGACATTGTTGAACCAATAA
- a CDS encoding ABC transporter permease, with the protein MTKKNRGLHALLAFLILNGLWALASWSLKQEMLPSPVAVYQHLFQMDMGNLGLHVYNSLVRLFWGMLIAVVLGFGIGLLMGRVEIMNRLLDPIVYLTYPIPKIALLPIIMLLFGLGNLSKIILITLIVVFQVILSVRDGIKAIPESYYKNLQVLGASSWQQFVEITLPAGVASILSAIRIALGTAIAILFFTEVYGTQFGLGYFVMDAWGRLDYLDMYSGILVLSAVAFLLFLGIDLLERRLLRWRESI; encoded by the coding sequence ATGACAAAGAAAAATAGAGGACTTCACGCGCTACTTGCTTTCTTAATCTTAAATGGTTTGTGGGCTTTAGCTAGTTGGAGCTTGAAGCAAGAGATGCTTCCGAGTCCTGTGGCTGTCTATCAGCATCTTTTTCAAATGGATATGGGTAACTTAGGATTACACGTTTATAATAGCTTGGTTCGCCTATTTTGGGGCATGTTGATTGCTGTGGTTCTTGGTTTTGGTATTGGTCTTTTAATGGGACGTGTGGAAATCATGAATCGTTTGCTTGATCCGATTGTTTACCTGACTTATCCGATTCCTAAGATTGCGCTACTGCCGATTATCATGTTGTTGTTTGGTTTAGGGAATCTATCTAAAATTATTTTGATTACCTTGATTGTGGTGTTTCAGGTAATTTTATCTGTGCGAGATGGAATTAAGGCGATTCCTGAGAGTTATTATAAAAATCTGCAAGTCCTTGGAGCCAGTTCATGGCAGCAATTTGTAGAGATTACATTACCAGCTGGTGTGGCGTCGATTTTAAGTGCGATTCGAATTGCTTTAGGAACGGCGATTGCAATTCTTTTCTTTACAGAGGTTTATGGGACGCAATTTGGTTTGGGATATTTTGTAATGGATGCTTGGGGTCGATTGGATTATTTAGATATGTATAGTGGTATTTTAGTGTTAAGTGCAGTCGCTTTTCTGTTGTTTTTAGGAATTGACTTACTTGAAAGACGATTGTTGAGATGGAGAGAGAGTATATAA
- a CDS encoding CatA-like O-acetyltransferase, protein MKYQKINQETWHRKEHFEAFMTQGTRFSLTTKLDVTNFYQRVKEREMKFYPAFIHQVTEVVNEFECFKVAIIENGELILWDQLEPNYTISSKVSENFISVWMKWETSVESFQRAYLETVSEYEMTTKMSPQQDYPENMLPISMIPWTAFDGFDLSIKYNDNFLAPIITGGKMMEENGRRLLPLAVQVHHATCDGFHVSQFLARLQEVFDQF, encoded by the coding sequence ATGAAGTATCAAAAAATTAATCAAGAAACGTGGCATAGGAAAGAACATTTTGAAGCTTTTATGACTCAAGGAACTCGTTTTAGCTTAACGACGAAGTTAGATGTGACTAACTTTTATCAAAGAGTTAAGGAACGTGAGATGAAGTTTTATCCGGCATTCATTCATCAAGTGACGGAAGTGGTGAATGAGTTTGAGTGCTTCAAAGTGGCAATCATTGAAAATGGTGAGCTTATTTTGTGGGATCAATTAGAGCCAAACTACACAATTTCTAGTAAAGTGAGTGAGAATTTTATTAGTGTTTGGATGAAATGGGAAACAAGTGTTGAGAGCTTTCAACGAGCCTACCTAGAAACGGTGAGCGAGTATGAAATGACCACTAAAATGAGTCCACAACAAGATTACCCAGAAAATATGTTACCCATTTCTATGATTCCTTGGACGGCTTTTGATGGGTTTGATTTATCGATTAAATACAATGATAACTTTTTAGCCCCGATTATTACTGGAGGCAAAATGATGGAAGAGAATGGACGAAGATTACTTCCTTTAGCGGTACAAGTGCACCATGCAACCTGTGATGGGTTTCATGTGAGTCAGTTTTTAGCTAGACTTCAAGAAGTTTTTGATCAATTTTAG
- a CDS encoding MFS transporter — MSKYQRKVLVSTAAGIGLENMDIMFLAFSLSSIITSLNVTSVQAGFISTITNLGMLVGGIFFGLLADKFGRVKIFSYTVITFSVASLLMMFASNIYWIYLFRFIAGIGAGGEYGACMSLVSETFNKKHLARATSVVAIGGQVGAIMAAILASLIIPVFGWKMLYVIGVLPVLLVLVIRKDLKEPEDFSELKEDGDKAKFGLLFKDVKTTWQTVGLSLMVTVQIAGYFGLMNWLPSIMQKQLGLSVSGSSLWMISTIFGMSLGMLTFGTIMDKLGPRLSFGLFLIASALSVYLLTLAKGQWSLLLAAVVVGYFINGMYGGYGAIISFLYPTEIRATANNFIMNVGRAIGGFSSVVIGFLMDNYSLTVVVMFLSVIYIISLCIMLNIPGLKKYQAN, encoded by the coding sequence GTGTCGAAATATCAACGTAAAGTTTTAGTCTCAACAGCAGCAGGAATTGGTTTGGAAAATATGGATATCATGTTTTTAGCTTTTTCTTTATCATCAATTATTACATCATTAAATGTTACTAGCGTTCAAGCTGGTTTTATATCAACTATCACCAATTTAGGTATGCTTGTGGGTGGTATTTTTTTTGGGCTTTTAGCCGATAAGTTTGGTCGTGTGAAGATTTTTTCTTACACTGTTATCACATTCTCAGTGGCATCACTCTTGATGATGTTTGCTAGCAATATTTACTGGATTTACTTATTCCGCTTTATCGCAGGGATTGGTGCTGGTGGTGAGTACGGGGCGTGTATGTCTCTTGTTTCTGAAACATTTAATAAGAAACACTTGGCTCGTGCCACGTCAGTTGTAGCCATTGGAGGACAGGTTGGTGCAATCATGGCAGCGATTTTGGCCTCATTAATCATTCCAGTGTTTGGTTGGAAAATGCTTTATGTGATTGGTGTGTTACCCGTTTTACTAGTGTTAGTAATTAGAAAAGATTTAAAAGAGCCAGAAGATTTTTCAGAATTAAAAGAAGACGGGGACAAAGCGAAGTTTGGTTTATTGTTTAAAGATGTTAAAACGACTTGGCAAACAGTTGGGCTTTCTTTAATGGTAACAGTTCAAATCGCAGGCTACTTTGGTTTGATGAACTGGTTACCGTCGATTATGCAAAAACAATTAGGATTATCAGTATCAGGTTCATCATTATGGATGATTAGTACAATTTTCGGAATGTCACTAGGGATGTTAACTTTTGGAACAATTATGGATAAATTAGGACCTCGTTTGTCATTTGGTTTATTCTTAATCGCTTCAGCCTTGTCAGTGTACTTATTAACTCTAGCTAAAGGACAATGGTCATTACTTTTAGCAGCGGTTGTGGTAGGTTACTTTATTAACGGAATGTACGGTGGATACGGTGCAATCATTAGTTTCTTATACCCAACAGAAATTAGAGCCACAGCTAATAACTTTATTATGAATGTGGGACGTGCCATTGGTGGTTTTTCGTCAGTCGTGATTGGTTTCTTAATGGATAATTATTCACTAACAGTGGTTGTGATGTTCCTTTCAGTTATCTACATTATTAGTTTATGCATCATGTTAAATATTCCTGGCTTAAAGAAATATCAAGCAAATTAA
- a CDS encoding helix-turn-helix domain-containing protein yields the protein MNISEEVKNQRLKNNWTQEQLAEMLNVSRSTISSWEVGRNYPDLETIVAISDLFGISLDELLRGDKKMLGQITEDTQVRKGQSKKIKYLIVGLSLLFISVIILGYKSIYSQEVTNSSQIESIKMTDRGEILIQTNLPFYRSVEGTSSSVNVMDPDIMDVRIDSKIDLTMKNNENLEVHPYTFPNLKQVNIVNKYGETIKTLVIK from the coding sequence ATGAATATTTCGGAGGAAGTCAAAAATCAGAGATTGAAAAATAACTGGACGCAGGAACAATTGGCTGAAATGTTAAACGTTTCAAGATCCACCATTTCAAGTTGGGAGGTTGGGCGAAATTATCCTGACTTAGAAACAATCGTTGCCATCAGCGATTTATTTGGAATATCTCTAGACGAATTATTGAGAGGAGATAAGAAAATGTTAGGACAAATTACAGAAGATACCCAAGTTAGAAAAGGGCAATCAAAAAAAATTAAATATTTAATTGTTGGTCTCAGTCTTTTATTCATCAGCGTCATTATTTTAGGGTACAAAAGCATTTATAGCCAAGAGGTCACTAACTCTAGCCAAATAGAATCAATTAAGATGACAGACCGAGGAGAAATTTTAATTCAAACCAACTTGCCTTTCTATCGCAGTGTGGAAGGAACTTCTTCCTCAGTTAACGTGATGGACCCAGATATTATGGATGTTAGAATTGATAGCAAAATCGATTTAACCATGAAGAACAATGAAAATTTAGAAGTCCACCCCTATACATTCCCTAATTTGAAACAAGTTAATATCGTTAATAAATATGGGGAGACTATCAAAACGTTGGTGATTAAATAG
- a CDS encoding ABC transporter ATP-binding protein, with the protein MLEIKKMTTAYHEQVVLKNIDLGVRETDILALIGPSGTGKSTLINSITNLHPIVSGDILLNGQKVDTKKQTIGWIPQNYGLLPWKTVADNINMGLKIRGKVATEKETFEKLVSELGLGELLKKYPHQLSGGQQQRVSIARAMVMNSDLYLLDEPFSALDAITREKMQTLFLSEWQKRQAPTIVITHDVEEAVFLGSKIALLSGKPGEIVKIWDNPSFSLPLEEKRLSDSFYQTIQEIREVLTEHDKEK; encoded by the coding sequence ATGTTAGAAATTAAAAAAATGACCACTGCTTACCATGAGCAAGTGGTCTTAAAAAACATTGATTTAGGCGTTAGAGAAACAGATATTTTGGCATTGATTGGTCCGAGTGGGACGGGAAAATCAACGTTGATTAATAGTATTACCAATTTACATCCGATTGTTTCAGGAGATATTTTACTGAATGGTCAAAAAGTGGATACGAAGAAACAAACGATTGGTTGGATTCCTCAAAACTACGGATTATTACCCTGGAAAACGGTGGCAGATAATATTAATATGGGATTGAAGATTAGAGGAAAAGTAGCAACGGAGAAAGAAACTTTTGAAAAATTAGTTTCGGAGCTTGGTCTAGGCGAGTTGCTAAAAAAATACCCACACCAACTTAGTGGAGGGCAACAACAACGGGTGTCGATTGCCAGGGCGATGGTCATGAATTCAGATTTATATTTACTGGATGAGCCATTTTCAGCTCTCGATGCTATTACACGTGAAAAGATGCAGACGTTGTTTTTAAGTGAATGGCAGAAACGCCAAGCACCAACGATTGTGATTACTCATGATGTGGAAGAGGCGGTTTTCTTAGGAAGTAAAATTGCTTTATTATCAGGAAAACCTGGGGAGATAGTTAAGATATGGGATAATCCAAGTTTTTCATTACCTCTCGAGGAGAAACGTTTGAGTGACTCCTTCTATCAAACCATTCAAGAGATAAGAGAGGTGTTGACCGAGCATGACAAAGAAAAATAG
- a CDS encoding nitroreductase family protein: MSNFITALKNRRSIYHLGENISLSETEVENLIKEVVRESPSSFNSQTQRVVILFGESNQKLWSITEDALKVVTPAEAFEGTQAKLKSFAAGKGSILFFEDMDVVKSLQEQFALYADNFPIWSEQASGLTQANVWTALAEENIGASLQHYNPLIDDAVAKEWEIPASWKLRAQMPFGSIETPAGEKEYMNDADRFKTFK, from the coding sequence ATGTCTAACTTTATTACAGCATTAAAAAATCGTCGTTCAATTTACCATTTAGGAGAAAATATCTCTTTATCTGAAACAGAAGTAGAAAACTTAATTAAAGAAGTTGTTAGAGAATCACCATCATCATTCAACTCTCAAACACAACGTGTGGTTATTCTTTTTGGAGAATCTAACCAAAAATTATGGAGCATCACTGAAGATGCATTAAAAGTAGTTACTCCAGCAGAAGCATTTGAAGGAACTCAAGCTAAATTAAAAAGCTTTGCAGCAGGTAAAGGATCAATTCTTTTCTTTGAAGACATGGATGTTGTGAAATCATTACAAGAACAATTCGCTTTATATGCAGATAACTTCCCAATCTGGTCAGAACAAGCAAGTGGTTTAACTCAAGCCAACGTTTGGACTGCATTAGCTGAAGAAAATATTGGAGCAAGCTTACAACATTACAACCCATTAATCGACGATGCTGTTGCTAAAGAATGGGAAATCCCAGCTTCTTGGAAATTAAGAGCACAAATGCCATTTGGTTCAATCGAAACACCTGCTGGCGAAAAAGAATACATGAACGATGCAGATCGTTTTAAAACTTTTAAATAA
- a CDS encoding ABC transporter substrate-binding protein, protein MKKSTVLLGLLAAMSVVLVSCGTEKPAKESTKDKKEEKNLSLSVGTMPAVDSLPVYIADKKGFFKEEGLDLDLQSFKSPKDRDAALSSGNLDGANTDLIALSTYLQGGLDVKVVSQSTGNFSILTGNDEIKSLADLEGKKVGHLKNQAPYYFLNEALKKENIDPSKVGYEEVPQIPVRIELVKNQKLDATVVPEPFRTIGLANGLRELGNSNEMGIHATIFGFTAESLKDNKEAVEAFYRGYNKGVDYINEHKLDDYYDVLKEKIGFTDEIKDQVKLPEYTHAKQIEEEQLTNAFNWSKEQGIYKKEFKSSDILSPLLKD, encoded by the coding sequence ATGAAGAAAAGTACAGTGTTGTTAGGTCTTTTGGCTGCTATGTCAGTCGTGTTAGTAAGTTGTGGAACTGAAAAACCAGCAAAAGAGTCTACAAAAGATAAAAAAGAGGAAAAAAACTTATCTCTTAGTGTAGGAACTATGCCAGCAGTGGATAGTTTACCTGTTTATATTGCGGATAAAAAAGGTTTCTTTAAAGAAGAAGGATTGGATTTGGATTTACAAAGTTTCAAATCACCTAAAGATCGTGATGCGGCGCTATCAAGTGGTAATTTAGATGGTGCGAATACGGATTTAATCGCTTTAAGCACATATCTACAAGGTGGATTGGATGTCAAAGTGGTGAGTCAATCGACTGGTAATTTTTCGATTTTAACTGGAAATGACGAGATTAAAAGTTTAGCAGATTTAGAAGGTAAAAAAGTGGGTCATTTGAAAAATCAAGCACCTTACTACTTTTTAAATGAAGCCCTGAAAAAGGAAAACATCGACCCAAGCAAAGTGGGCTACGAAGAAGTGCCTCAAATTCCGGTTAGAATTGAGTTAGTTAAAAATCAAAAGCTTGATGCCACGGTTGTTCCTGAGCCTTTTAGAACGATTGGTCTTGCTAATGGGTTGAGAGAATTAGGAAATAGTAATGAGATGGGAATTCATGCCACTATTTTTGGCTTTACAGCTGAGAGTTTAAAAGATAATAAAGAGGCAGTCGAAGCTTTCTATCGTGGTTATAACAAAGGTGTGGACTACATTAATGAGCACAAATTAGATGATTACTATGATGTCTTGAAAGAAAAAATTGGTTTTACAGATGAAATTAAAGACCAAGTGAAATTACCTGAGTATACTCATGCTAAACAAATTGAGGAAGAGCAATTAACCAATGCGTTTAATTGGTCTAAAGAGCAAGGGATTTATAAAAAAGAATTTAAGTCATCAGATATTTTAAGTCCATTATTAAAGGATTAA
- a CDS encoding peptide ABC transporter substrate-binding protein, with translation MKMKRMVQGMMVGSLTLLVACGNNEESKDKKSTKKESKTERQTLKVVESAELPSMDLSKATDVVSFSAISQVMEGLYEFADDSTSQPALAKAVVEPTDDGKKYTIELKEDGKWSNGDPVTAHDFVYSWQRSADPKTASEYAHLFEGFKNYEAIKKGEKAPTELGVKAKDDYTLEIELDHPIPYLSSLLAKPTFYPQHQKTVEEKGDKYATSSENLIYNGAFKLEGWDGTNISWKYVKNDQYREAKNIKLDEIDVQVVKENGTSLNMFQANEVDIIQVKGEFAQQQADNKDLVLREYPSTYYLQYNLKNKLVANKNVREAITYAIDSEQLVTSILGDGSKKIDGFVPTGIVNPKTGKDFAKESGQLFKSDEKEAKAAWEKAKKELGNEKLEFNLLASDTDLAKKTAEYLQGTLETELKGLKVNVTTVPFANRLDKMSKGDFDVVLAGWAATFGDPYDFLQLANTGTVQNYGKWENPTYAKLLEESSTTYSNDNEKRWETLIEAHKEMMKELPYTPLYQSSESFLVKPDVKGLVYRALGSPYYKNVSKE, from the coding sequence ATGAAAATGAAGCGAATGGTTCAAGGGATGATGGTAGGGTCTTTAACGTTACTGGTGGCTTGTGGTAATAATGAGGAGTCAAAGGATAAGAAGAGCACTAAAAAAGAGAGTAAGACAGAGCGTCAAACCTTAAAAGTTGTGGAGTCTGCAGAGTTGCCTTCGATGGATTTATCTAAGGCAACAGATGTGGTGAGTTTTTCTGCGATTAGTCAGGTAATGGAAGGGTTATATGAGTTTGCGGATGATAGCACGAGTCAGCCGGCTTTGGCTAAGGCTGTTGTTGAACCTACAGATGATGGAAAAAAATATACAATTGAGTTGAAAGAAGACGGTAAATGGAGTAATGGAGATCCTGTGACGGCTCATGATTTTGTTTATTCATGGCAACGCTCAGCGGATCCGAAGACGGCTTCTGAGTATGCTCATTTGTTTGAAGGATTTAAAAATTACGAGGCAATCAAAAAAGGTGAGAAGGCACCAACTGAATTAGGAGTGAAAGCTAAAGATGATTACACCTTAGAAATTGAGTTAGATCATCCGATTCCTTACTTGAGTTCTTTACTAGCTAAACCGACGTTCTATCCGCAACATCAAAAGACGGTGGAGGAAAAAGGTGATAAATACGCAACAAGTAGTGAAAATTTAATTTACAATGGGGCATTTAAATTAGAGGGCTGGGATGGTACGAATATTTCATGGAAATATGTTAAAAATGACCAGTACCGTGAAGCTAAAAACATTAAGCTAGATGAAATCGACGTTCAAGTAGTGAAGGAAAATGGCACGAGTTTAAACATGTTCCAAGCCAACGAAGTGGATATTATTCAAGTGAAGGGTGAATTTGCGCAGCAGCAAGCAGATAACAAAGATTTAGTGTTACGTGAGTATCCGTCAACTTATTACTTGCAATATAATCTCAAAAATAAATTAGTGGCAAATAAAAATGTGCGTGAAGCCATTACGTATGCTATTGATTCGGAACAACTAGTAACAAGCATCTTAGGGGATGGTTCTAAGAAAATCGATGGATTTGTTCCAACTGGAATTGTTAATCCGAAAACAGGAAAAGATTTTGCGAAAGAATCAGGTCAACTCTTTAAGAGTGATGAAAAAGAGGCGAAAGCTGCTTGGGAAAAAGCTAAGAAAGAATTAGGCAATGAAAAGCTAGAGTTTAATTTGTTGGCTTCTGATACGGATTTGGCGAAGAAGACAGCGGAATATTTACAAGGGACACTTGAAACGGAACTTAAGGGCTTGAAAGTGAATGTCACAACGGTTCCTTTTGCCAATCGTTTAGATAAGATGTCAAAAGGAGATTTCGATGTGGTGCTTGCTGGTTGGGCAGCGACGTTTGGCGATCCTTATGATTTCTTACAACTTGCTAACACTGGAACGGTTCAGAATTATGGTAAGTGGGAAAATCCAACTTACGCGAAGTTATTAGAAGAGTCATCAACAACTTATTCTAATGACAATGAGAAACGTTGGGAAACATTGATTGAAGCTCATAAGGAAATGATGAAAGAATTACCTTACACACCGCTTTACCAAAGTAGTGAGAGCTTCTTAGTGAAGCCAGATGTGAAAGGGTTAGTGTACCGAGCTTTAGGTAGTCCGTACTATAAAAATGTTTCAAAAGAGTAA